In Chitinibacter sp. SCUT-21, a single genomic region encodes these proteins:
- a CDS encoding ROK family protein, with protein MNLIAFDIGGTQIKYGIVDEAGQVLSAQLCDTPKLEGGSGLIKVLITLAQPLITQYQPAGIAISSFGLIDAKTGIVLGAAEAIAGYTGTNVKLELETALLLPVAIDNDVNCVAIAEGWRGAAQGVENYIAVAIGTGIGGGVVINNRIYRGHRAAAGEWGYMLVDGVIWEDHASMRGLQAAAAHLQADAVLDGRAIFARYDQGDEQIKLVVEHWFRLLATGLANLIYAINPERLVIGGGITARGEVFLTQLQQALQAVLLPDFKNMSEVVLASAGNHAGMIGAVKNWLNTYRSS; from the coding sequence ATGAATTTAATTGCTTTTGATATTGGCGGAACACAAATTAAGTACGGCATCGTTGATGAGGCGGGGCAGGTATTGAGCGCTCAGTTGTGCGATACACCCAAGCTCGAAGGTGGCTCAGGTTTGATCAAAGTATTGATTACTTTGGCTCAGCCTTTAATTACACAGTATCAACCTGCGGGTATCGCCATTAGTAGTTTTGGCCTGATTGATGCGAAAACGGGTATTGTGTTGGGCGCTGCTGAAGCCATCGCAGGTTACACCGGCACGAATGTGAAGCTAGAGCTTGAAACTGCGTTGCTATTGCCAGTGGCAATAGATAACGATGTAAATTGCGTAGCGATTGCCGAAGGTTGGCGCGGCGCCGCGCAGGGCGTTGAAAACTATATTGCCGTTGCCATCGGCACCGGCATTGGCGGTGGGGTCGTTATCAATAATCGGATTTACCGCGGCCACCGTGCGGCGGCGGGTGAGTGGGGTTATATGCTCGTTGATGGTGTGATTTGGGAAGATCACGCATCAATGCGTGGACTGCAAGCTGCGGCCGCACACCTACAGGCAGATGCTGTCTTAGATGGTCGAGCTATTTTTGCGCGCTATGATCAAGGCGACGAGCAAATTAAGCTAGTTGTTGAACATTGGTTTCGCTTACTGGCAACAGGCTTGGCAAATTTGATATACGCCATCAACCCAGAGCGGTTGGTGATTGGTGGCGGCATTACTGCGCGAGGGGAGGTTTTTCTCACTCAGTTGCAACAAGCTTTACAGGCTGTCCTGTTGCCCGATTTCAAAAATATGAGCGAAGTCGTTTTAGCTAGTGCGGGCAATCATGCTGGCATGATTGGGGCGGTTAAAAATTGGCTCAATACCTATCGCTCATCGTAG
- the ung gene encoding uracil-DNA glycosylase — translation MNISEQIPPAWREALAPTLNLPQITKLENFLQQELQTETIFPAQANWFAALDGLSPERIKVVILGQDPYHGAGEAHGLAFSVPHGVKTPPSLRNIWQELASDLGVTPPGHGNLMGWAAQGVLLLNTSLTVRADCAGSHAKQGWDLISNAIIQHLATTQKGLVFLLWGSHAHKRAELIDATQHCVLKSAHPSPLSAYRGFFGCKHFSSANTYLIENQKTPIDWASA, via the coding sequence ATGAATATATCCGAACAAATCCCGCCAGCTTGGCGCGAAGCATTGGCCCCAACGCTAAATCTTCCGCAAATTACGAAACTAGAAAATTTTTTACAGCAAGAATTGCAGACTGAAACCATTTTTCCAGCGCAAGCAAATTGGTTTGCTGCGCTTGATGGGCTTAGTCCCGAGCGGATCAAGGTGGTGATTTTAGGGCAAGACCCATACCACGGAGCTGGTGAGGCGCATGGCTTAGCTTTTTCTGTACCGCATGGCGTTAAAACGCCGCCATCGCTGCGCAATATCTGGCAAGAATTAGCAAGTGATTTGGGGGTGACTCCGCCTGGGCACGGCAATCTGATGGGCTGGGCCGCGCAAGGTGTTTTGTTGTTGAATACGTCGTTGACCGTGCGGGCAGATTGCGCTGGCTCGCACGCTAAACAAGGGTGGGATTTGATTAGTAATGCAATTATTCAACACCTAGCAACTACACAAAAAGGGTTGGTGTTTTTGCTTTGGGGTTCGCATGCCCATAAACGGGCCGAGCTGATCGATGCAACGCAGCATTGTGTATTAAAGTCTGCGCATCCATCGCCATTGTCCGCGTATCGTGGTTTTTTTGGTTGCAAACATTTTTCTTCCGCCAATACGTATCTAATCGAAAATCAAAAAACGCCTATTGATTGGGCGAGTGCTTAA
- a CDS encoding PilZ domain-containing protein, whose product MRYLMVLADFEQGHESIELAQAKQDLLLLWLAKSQTIDLPNTQLISVGMNQITWQGTQSLSEGEVGVINLCLSLQFPLLLSLKAKIASVDSSGNDTKCFVADLCAMSPQLQDHFEQTVFRYHRRAIQQSRQAAT is encoded by the coding sequence TTGCGCTACTTAATGGTTCTGGCTGATTTTGAACAAGGGCATGAGAGCATTGAGTTAGCGCAAGCTAAGCAAGATTTGCTCTTGCTGTGGCTGGCGAAAAGTCAGACTATCGATTTGCCTAACACTCAATTGATTAGTGTTGGCATGAATCAAATTACATGGCAAGGCACGCAGTCGTTATCGGAAGGGGAAGTGGGGGTTATTAATTTGTGTCTTTCTCTGCAATTTCCTTTATTGCTGTCGTTGAAGGCAAAAATTGCAAGCGTTGACTCCTCAGGTAACGATACAAAGTGCTTTGTTGCTGATCTGTGCGCGATGAGCCCGCAGTTGCAAGATCATTTTGAGCAAACGGTGTTTCGTTACCATAGACGCGCCATACAACAATCAAGACAAGCAGCAACATGA
- a CDS encoding carbonic anhydrase family protein — MASSSTHSKTKHTAPHDPSHWSYEGSTGPEQWGNMKPEFATCKSGTQQSPINISETYSQPLERIQFSYQASKLNIQNNGHTIQLNYDPGSFITIGADKYQLLQFHFHTPSEEAIGGKRYPMVAHLVHKSEAGQLAVVALLINQGKDDNPLFNQFWAKLPTEHKETRIFDDISYNVATLLPGNQSYWTFMGSLTTPPCSEGVRWFVLKNPLNISAKQISRFKREFAMNARPLQSLFNRAVLDSN, encoded by the coding sequence ATGGCCAGTAGTAGCACGCACAGTAAAACAAAGCATACGGCACCTCATGATCCGTCGCACTGGAGCTATGAAGGTAGCACCGGCCCTGAGCAATGGGGCAATATGAAACCCGAATTTGCCACCTGCAAATCTGGCACGCAACAATCACCCATTAACATCAGCGAAACCTATTCACAACCGTTAGAGCGCATTCAATTTAGCTATCAAGCCAGCAAGCTAAACATCCAAAACAATGGCCATACGATACAGCTCAATTACGACCCCGGTAGTTTTATCACCATCGGAGCAGATAAATACCAGCTATTGCAGTTTCACTTTCACACCCCCAGCGAAGAGGCGATTGGTGGCAAACGCTACCCAATGGTGGCGCATTTAGTACATAAAAGTGAAGCTGGGCAATTAGCCGTTGTCGCACTACTGATCAATCAGGGCAAAGATGACAACCCGCTGTTTAATCAATTCTGGGCCAAGCTACCAACCGAGCACAAAGAGACGCGTATTTTCGATGACATCAGTTATAACGTAGCGACACTGCTACCCGGCAACCAAAGCTATTGGACCTTTATGGGCTCACTCACCACGCCACCCTGCTCTGAAGGCGTACGCTGGTTTGTATTAAAAAATCCGCTCAATATTTCTGCCAAACAAATTTCTCGCTTTAAACGAGAATTTGCGATGAATGCCCGCCCATTACAATCGCTATTTAATCGCGCAGTGCTCGATAGCAATTAA
- the acnB gene encoding bifunctional aconitate hydratase 2/2-methylisocitrate dehydratase has product MLEAYRQHVAERAALGIAPLPLSAQQTADLITLLQNPPAGEEAFLVDLLTHRVPAGVDDAAKVKAAFLAAVAAGTETCALISRAKATELLGTMLGGFNIKPQIDLLGDAEVGGIAAEGLKKTLLMFDYFHDVKELADAGNANAKAVLQSWADAEWFTSRPEVPSQVTVTVFKVTGETNTDDLSPAPDAWSRPDIPLHALAMLKNPREGIVADVPGQVGPMKQIVELQKKGHPIAYVGDVVGTGSSRKSATNSVLWWTGEDIPFVPNKRFGGYCVGGKIAPIFFNTMEDAGALPIEFDVTNLHMGDVITIYPYEGKVEKDGQVVTTFSLKTDVLLDEVRAGGRINLIIGRGLTSKAREALGLAPSTVFRLPQDPADSGKGFSQAQKMVGRACGLPEGQGVRPGTYCEPKMTSVGSQDTTGPMTRDELKDLACLGFSADLVMQSFCHTAAYPKPVDVKTHHTLPEFIRNRGGVSLRPGDGVIHSWLNRMLMPDTVGTGGDSHTRFPIGISFPAGSGLVAFAAATGVMPLDMPESVLVRFKGQLQPGITLRDLVNAIPLYAIKAGLLTVAKAGKKNIFSGRILEIEGLPDLKVEQAFELTDASAERSAAGCSVRLNKEPIIEYLQSNIVLLKSMIANGYGDAKTLARRVKSMEAWLANPTLIEPDADAEYAAVIEIDLADVKEPILACPNDPDDVKVLSEVAGTKIDEVFIGSCMTNIGHFRAAGKLLEGKRDLPTKLWIAPPTKMDAQQLTEEGYYGTFGAAGARTEMPGCSLCMGNQAQVREGATVVSTSTRNFPNRLGKNTNVFLSSAELAAIASRLGRIPTVEEYMADAGVLDAKSAEVYKYLNFNQIESYQAEADSVQA; this is encoded by the coding sequence GTGTTAGAAGCCTACCGTCAACATGTTGCTGAGCGCGCTGCGCTTGGTATTGCACCACTACCACTGTCTGCGCAGCAAACTGCGGATCTGATCACTTTATTGCAAAATCCACCAGCAGGCGAAGAAGCCTTTTTGGTTGACTTGCTCACGCACCGCGTTCCAGCGGGTGTGGATGATGCGGCGAAGGTTAAAGCTGCATTTTTGGCTGCGGTGGCTGCTGGCACCGAAACCTGTGCTTTGATTTCTCGCGCTAAAGCGACTGAATTGCTTGGCACGATGCTGGGTGGTTTTAACATCAAGCCACAGATCGACTTGTTGGGCGACGCTGAAGTAGGTGGCATTGCCGCTGAAGGCCTGAAAAAAACCTTGTTGATGTTCGATTACTTCCATGACGTAAAAGAACTCGCAGACGCAGGCAATGCCAACGCGAAAGCCGTGCTGCAATCTTGGGCTGATGCTGAGTGGTTTACTAGCCGCCCAGAAGTGCCGTCACAAGTGACTGTGACCGTATTTAAAGTAACTGGCGAAACCAATACCGACGACTTGTCGCCAGCACCAGACGCTTGGTCGCGCCCAGACATTCCATTGCACGCCTTGGCCATGTTGAAAAACCCGCGCGAAGGCATCGTTGCTGACGTGCCAGGCCAAGTTGGCCCAATGAAACAAATCGTTGAGCTGCAGAAGAAAGGCCACCCAATCGCTTACGTGGGCGACGTAGTAGGTACTGGCTCTTCGCGTAAATCAGCAACGAATTCTGTTCTGTGGTGGACCGGCGAAGACATTCCATTCGTGCCAAACAAACGCTTCGGCGGTTACTGCGTTGGCGGCAAGATCGCTCCGATCTTCTTTAACACGATGGAAGACGCTGGCGCATTGCCAATCGAGTTTGATGTAACCAACCTGCATATGGGCGACGTGATCACGATCTACCCATACGAAGGCAAAGTAGAAAAAGACGGCCAAGTGGTTACCACTTTTAGCCTGAAAACTGACGTATTGCTCGACGAAGTACGCGCCGGTGGCCGTATTAACTTGATCATCGGTCGTGGTTTGACGTCTAAAGCGCGTGAAGCTTTGGGCTTGGCGCCATCGACTGTATTCCGTCTGCCGCAAGATCCAGCAGATTCTGGCAAAGGTTTCTCTCAAGCGCAGAAAATGGTCGGTCGCGCATGTGGTTTGCCAGAAGGCCAAGGCGTACGCCCAGGCACTTACTGCGAACCAAAAATGACTTCGGTTGGCTCGCAAGATACCACTGGCCCAATGACGCGCGACGAGTTGAAAGACTTGGCGTGCTTGGGTTTCTCGGCTGACTTGGTAATGCAATCGTTCTGCCACACTGCAGCGTATCCAAAACCAGTTGATGTGAAAACCCACCATACACTGCCAGAATTCATCCGCAACCGCGGCGGCGTTTCTCTGCGCCCAGGTGACGGTGTTATTCACTCATGGCTCAACCGCATGTTGATGCCAGATACAGTAGGTACTGGAGGCGACTCGCATACACGCTTCCCAATCGGTATTTCATTCCCTGCTGGTTCTGGCTTGGTAGCGTTTGCTGCGGCGACTGGCGTGATGCCACTTGATATGCCTGAATCAGTATTGGTTCGCTTTAAAGGCCAATTGCAGCCAGGTATCACATTGCGTGACTTGGTGAACGCGATTCCTTTGTACGCAATCAAAGCAGGTCTGTTGACTGTTGCTAAAGCTGGTAAGAAAAACATTTTCTCTGGCCGTATCCTCGAAATCGAAGGTCTGCCAGATTTGAAAGTTGAGCAAGCGTTTGAGTTGACTGACGCTTCTGCTGAGCGCTCGGCTGCCGGTTGTTCAGTTCGCCTGAACAAAGAACCAATCATTGAATACCTGCAATCAAATATCGTCTTGCTCAAATCAATGATCGCAAACGGTTACGGTGACGCGAAAACATTGGCGCGCCGTGTGAAGAGCATGGAAGCTTGGTTGGCTAACCCAACACTAATCGAACCAGATGCTGATGCTGAATACGCAGCAGTGATCGAAATCGATTTGGCTGACGTGAAAGAGCCAATCTTGGCTTGCCCGAATGATCCGGACGATGTGAAAGTATTGTCTGAAGTGGCTGGCACGAAAATTGACGAAGTGTTCATCGGCTCTTGCATGACCAATATCGGCCACTTCCGCGCGGCTGGTAAATTACTGGAAGGCAAACGTGATCTGCCAACTAAATTGTGGATCGCGCCACCGACGAAGATGGACGCTCAACAACTGACCGAAGAAGGCTACTACGGCACATTCGGCGCGGCAGGTGCGCGTACAGAAATGCCAGGCTGCTCATTGTGTATGGGTAACCAAGCACAAGTTCGTGAAGGTGCGACTGTCGTTTCAACGTCAACGCGTAACTTCCCGAACCGTTTGGGTAAAAACACCAATGTGTTCTTGAGCTCTGCTGAATTGGCTGCGATCGCTTCCCGTCTGGGTCGCATCCCAACGGTTGAAGAGTACATGGCTGATGCTGGTGTTCTCGATGCGAAATCGGCTGAAGTTTATAAATACCTGAACTTCAACCAAATCGAGTCATACCAAGCTGAGGCTGATTCAGTTCAAGCCTAA